One region of Ornithorhynchus anatinus isolate Pmale09 chromosome X5, mOrnAna1.pri.v4, whole genome shotgun sequence genomic DNA includes:
- the LOC120637993 gene encoding butyrophilin subfamily 1 member A1-like produces MFPSDDIFGNSVSAPLFPSGLSLMVALGVTLPVLGLLIAGGLYVFWNQHRDKGKLQMELKWSLFQLHEASVTLDPDTAHPGLVLSEDRKRVTVGDKRQDLPDNPERFSHNSCVLGRERFTSGRHCWVVEVGERRVWYLGVCRENVRRKAGISVSPALGFWTLEKYGDGYWAHTSPRIPLPLTTRSRRVVVYLDCEAGAVSFYSGTDGSHIYTFSHAAFSGTLRPFFWLWSSDPAPLTICPVPGWAGGDPIPAPSH; encoded by the exons ATGTTTCCCTCTGATGATATTTTTGGGAATTCTGTTTCAGCTCCTCTCTTCCCATCGGGTTTGTCCTTGATGGTGGCCCTGGGAGTGACCCTCCCTGTGCTGGGACTGCTCATCGCTGGGGGTCTCTATGTCTTCTGGAACCAGCACAGGGACAAAG GGAAACTCCAGATGGAGCTCA AGTGGAGTTTGTTTCAATTACACGAGG CCAGTGTCACTCTCGATCCCGACACGGCGCATCCCGGACTCGTGCTGTCTGAGGATCGGAAACGGGTGACAGTGGGAGACAAACGGCAGGACCTGCCCGACAACCCGGAGAGATTCAGTCATAACTCCTGTGTGCTGGGCCGCGAGCGCTTCACCTCCGGGAGACATTGCTGGGTGGTGGAGGTCGGGGAGAGAAGAGTCTGGTATCTAGGGGTTTGTAGGGAAAATGTGAGAAGGAAAGCAGGGATCTCAGTGTCACCTGCGCTTGGATTCTGGACCTTGGAGAAATATGGAGATGGATACTGGGCCCACACTTCTCCCCGTATCCCTCTGCCCCTGACCACCCGCTCCCGCCGGGTGGTGGTTTACCTGGACTGCGAGGCTGGAGCCGTCTCCTTCTACAGTGGCACTGACGGATCCCACATCTACACTTTCTCCCACGCCGCCTTCTCGGGAACCCTCCGACCTTTCTTCTGGCTTTGGTCCAGTGATCCAGCCCCTCTGACCATCTGCCCTGTGCCCGGTTGGGCTGGgggagacccgatccctgccccctCTCATTGA
- the LOC100087886 gene encoding myelin-oligodendrocyte glycoprotein-like has product MENVASFPESFTSRFLVILLFLQLLTMGSAQFSVIGPAEPVLALEGEDTEMHCHLNPKKSVEFMEARWFRSQPSNVVHLYDSGAELFGEQMEEYQGRTELVRDAMDYGSVAVRLRNVRVSDEGNYLCSFYDGNSDDEAPLELQVVGE; this is encoded by the exons ATGGAGAACGTGGCAAGTTTCCCAGAATCCTTCACATCCAGGTTCCTcgtcatcctcctctttctccagctgCTCACAATGGGTTCAG CTCAGTTTTCTGTGATTGGACCTGCTGAGCCTGTCCTGGCCTTGGAGGGGGAAGACACTGAGATGCACTGTCACTTGAACCCTAAGAAAAGTGTTGAGTTTATGGAGGCGAGGTGGTTCCGATCCCAGCCCTCTAATGTCGTGCACCTGTACGATAGTGGAGCGGAGCTGTTTGGAGAGCAGATGGAGGAGTATCAAGGGAGGACGGAGTTGGTGAGAGATGCCATGGATTATGGGAGTGTGGCTGTGAGACTACGCAATGTCAGAGTCTCTGATGAGGGAAACTATCTTTGTTCTTTCTATGACGGCAATTCTGATGATGAAGCCCCTCTAGAGCTGCAGGTGGTTGGTGAGTAG